In one window of Nicotiana tabacum cultivar K326 chromosome 12, ASM71507v2, whole genome shotgun sequence DNA:
- the LOC107825720 gene encoding sugar transport protein 5-like — protein MALTSWLNFQRAKDHSSVSESLKSRKMEMESWGFIPNCIPLSEVAPSKWRDALSTGFQFFIGLGVVIANCINYATSRLSWGWRLSLGLAIVPAMIMTIGALLISDIPSNLVERGNCRLEQAKQSLAKVRGTNNNTEIEAKLPDLIKSSESARASNEEPFVTIFKRRHRPHLVMSIAIPFFQQMTGINIIAFYAPVLFRSVDFGNNSALLGAVILGLVNLGSILLFTGIVDRFGRRFLFILGEVQMLFCQVAIASTLAVSIGENGNKHITKQYATLVLALCIYAAGFGWSWGPLSWLIPSEIFLMNIRSTGQSISVAVNIATTFVLSQTFLAMLCHFKYGAFLFFSGWIAVMTIFIVMFMPETKGVALNSMHQVWERHWFWGIYVKDQS, from the exons ATGGcacttacaagctggttgaacttccaaagggcaAAAGACCACTCAAGTGTAAGTGAGTCTTTAAaatcaagaaagatggaaatggaaAGCTG ggggtttattcccaactgTATACCTCTCTCAGAAGTGGCACCTTCAAAATGGCGAGATGCATTGAGCACAGGCTTCCAATTCTTCATAGGCCTTGGCGTTGTTATAGCGAATTGCATAAACTATGCCACCTCTAGGCTCAGCTGGGGATGGCGCCTCTCCCTCGGCCTGGCCATAGTTCCAGCCATGATAATGACCATAG GTGCACTTCTCATTTCAGACATACCTAGCAACCTAGTTGAGCGTGGAAACTGTAGG TTGGAGCAAGCAAAGCAGTCTCTAGCAAAAGTTCGAGGAACCAATAATAACACTGAAATTGAAGCTAAGTTACCTGATCTTATTAAATCTAGTGAAAGTGCTAGAGCTTCAAACGAAGAGCCTTTTGTAACAATCTTTAAGAGACGACATCGGCCTCATTTGGTCATGTCCATTGCCATACCATTTTTCCAGCAAATGACGGGGATTAATATCATTGCATTCTACGCCCCTGTCCTTTTTCGATCAGTCGATTTTGGGAATAACTCGGCTCTACTTGGTGCTGTTATACTTGGATTAGTCAATCTTGGTTCAATCCTTTTGTTTACTGGTATTGTTGATCGGTTTGGTCGGAGATTTCTCTTCATACTGGGTGAAGTACAAATGCTCTTCTGCCAG GTAGCTATTGCTTCTACACTTGCAGTTTCAATAGGTGAAAATGGAAACAAACACATAACCAAGCAATATGCTACCTTAGTACTTGCCCTGTGCATCTATGCTGCTGGTTTTGGTTGGTCATGGGGTCCTCTAAGTTGGCTCATTCCAAGCGAAATATTTCTGATGAACATTCGATCGACGGGGCAGAGCATAAGTGTGGCCGTGAACATTGCCACCACATTTGTGTTGTCTCAGACATTTTTGGCAATGCTTTGTCACTTCAAGTATGGGGCTTTCTTGTTCTTTTCTGGTTGGATTGCTGTTATGACCATTTTTATAGTGATGTTTATGCCAGAGACTAAAGGTGTTGCTTTGAATTCCATGCATCAAGTGTGGGAGCGGCACTGGTTTTGGGGTATATATGTTAAAGATCAGAGCTAG